A single region of the Anopheles funestus chromosome X, idAnoFuneDA-416_04, whole genome shotgun sequence genome encodes:
- the LOC125771575 gene encoding uncharacterized protein LOC125771575 isoform X3: protein MQGGGSYIRVDLEEVKPQDQSVTSEEKERKLLPHERKKIRTTIEHQFKAVISITPPTSDSLAEFDRLLADDQLKQLERLMTELELKNTPNRILEPKSFLHNARLQPLLVQMLEDIAQYRAYLERFIIRFGAENEYTAPKQNPQSVKKKLITRIYYALCQLVRCFSDCLQTNLNRVVNMRNNQHEIHLGNDSKQSDTTANKKTQSKSDTFIPSAPIHYAVLQLNGDFLDWLLARDNTDVNLTNNCKQTALTMLCQKYDQCMRKSIQACPPDEKQKTLGEIRTLIKQLLEKGADFNICSIYMKLPFELLLQHCVHDETRSFVKQCLQVTRRALAICRINERNERVVGFYNNNPNVCVTVELLEIFLRYNDCSNFAKYLAHFEVNEANVKKVIRLLLHTACDQKLSECLRLVLDRGEKHIFKVTQRKPTRVAAEQVQKGSELEHRVELKGLLKKVCLMADLPLLRRLLAKISDLIVLNDDPLLGLTLTKAYNCNHRIEERNALLACAEYLLNHKLIYKTKQDNYGNTPLHLAFNYGFDSIAQVLLTKRYTYLGTCNKNNQTPLDCAKYEFWRKYLDQSIVAETKGSQRIEEIWFNLNGFSPPLKYNSDGTISSRSPRGQHRSWKFIQPVNETFTQPQTFTSTVTEMTALRQIAQSNELKRLLLHPVLYTFIMVKWTRLCHWNYLNLLLTALTIVFFGYYSLTACSAEGPSTLLLILSIFGVVFVVIRELLQFLFLRRSYISFENVLDIIRAIAMAVALVIGCHGLLSSFVIIHFIIELLYLLGSLQSNSLATIIHMFGTVSKNFLKSFLLFMPLIGTFIYAFHLTYNQSPDQVCVKDDCAQDSFNNFRTFWNATVKTLVMTTGEFDAASINFEGGKMLLFILFMFYAPIVILNLINGLAVSDIAAIREESELISISKKVLLLEQYERGVANVYPAWLKRFFPKPFFSEYQSRIHVKTKEYCKIVVHTKGNPNQPKKDAPGSKAPPNNAQSAVKSQQHKSSESPDSKTSEENSTKRLPKQPTKGASGSKDPPNSGQGDVESQQHESSESFGSKTPEENSTKRHPKQPTKDASESKAPSNSGQGDVESQQHESSESFGSKTPEENSTKRHPKQPTKDASESKAPSNSGQGDVESQQHESSESFGSKTPEENSTKRHPKQPTKDASESKAPSNSGQGDVESQQHESSESFGSKTPEENSTKRLPKQPTKGASGSKDPPNSGQGDVESQQHESSESFGSKTPEENSTKRHPKQPTKDASESKAPSNSGQGDVESQQHESSESFGSKTPEENSTKRHSKQPTKDASESKAPSNSGQGDVESQQHESSESFGSKTPEENSTKRLPKQPTKGASGSKDPPNSGQGDVESQQHESSKSFGSKTPEENSTKRHPKQPTKDASESKAPSNSGQGDVESQQHESSESFGSKTPEENSTKRLPKQPTKGASGSKDPPNSGQGDVESQQHESSESFGSKTPEENSTKRHPKQPTKDASESKAPSNSGQGDVESQQYESSESTSSKTPKENSTKRLPKQPTKGASGSKAPSNSSQDAVENQQPEPSQSPNSTTPKENSTKRKAQKRLFSKFPWLLSSKSCNYLIDVHFYRFALFVRLDQSMVDKALAIIEKQHSNYTYQAAPCNPR from the exons atgcaggGAG GTGGATCTTACATACGCGTAGACCTGGAAGAGGTTAAGCCTCAAGACCAATCCGTAACATCagaggaaaaggaaaggaaattgttaccacacgaacgaaaaaaaattcgg ACGACCATCGAGCACCAGTTCAAGGCCGTTATTAGCATCACTCCACCGACTAGTGATAGTTTGGCAGAGTTTGATAGGCTTCTAGCAGATGATCAGTTGAAACAGCTGGAACGTTTGATGACGGAATTGGAGCTTAAGAACACTCCAAACCGGATACTGGAACCGAAAAGCTTCCTTCACAATGCACGCCTTCAACCGCTGTTGGTACAAATGCTGGAAGATATTGCCCAATATCGTGCCTACTTGGAGCGCTTTATTATTCGGTTCGGAGCGGAAAATGAG taTACCGCACCGAAACAAAATCCACAATCAGTCaagaagaaacttattactCGCATATATTATGCTCTTTGTCAACTTGTCAGATGCTTTAGCGACTGCCTGCAAACCAACCTCAATAGAGTAGTGAATATGCGCAACAATCAACATGAGATACATTTGGGGAATGATTCCAAACAGAGTGATACTacagcgaataaaaaaacacaatcaaagtCAGATACGTTCATACCCAGTGCTCCAATACATTATGCCGTTCTTCAATTGAACGGAGACTTTCTCGACTGGCTACTAGCCCGCGATAATACAGATGTGAATCTGACCAacaattgcaaacaaacaGCCCTTACGATGCTGTGCCAAAAATATGACCAGTGCATGCGCAAATCGATACAAGCATGTCCCCcggacgaaaaacaaaaaacgctcgGAGAGATTCGAACGCTCATCAAACAGTTGCTAGAGAAAGGAGCGGACTTTAACATCTGCAGCATCTATATGAAGCTACCATTCGAACTGCTGCTCCAACATTGTGTACACGACGAAACGCGCTCATTCGTCAAACAGTGCTTGCAGGTAACGCGGCGTGCACTGGCCATATGCAGGATTAACGAGCGCAACGAGCGTGTGGTTGGATTCTACAATAACAACCCCAACGTGTGTGTCACTGTGGAGCTGCTGGAAATCTTTCTGCGCTATAACGACTGCAGCAATTTTGCCAAATATCTGGCACATTTCGAAGTAAACGAAGCGAACGTAAAGAAAGTGATAAGGCTGCTGTTGCATACGGCTTGCgaccagaagttatccgagtgTTTGAGGTTAGTTTTAGATCGCGGCGAGAAACACATCTTCAAGGTAACCCAGCGCAAACCTACACGGGTTGCAGCAGAGCAGGTACAGAAAGGTTCTGAGCTTGAGCATCGTGTGGAGTTGAAAGGTTTGCTGAAGAAGGTCTGCCTGATGGCGGATCTGCCCCTGTTGCGTCGACTTTTGGCGAAGATATCCGATTTGATTGTGTTGAATGATGATCCGCTACTGGGGTTAACGCTTACTAAAGCATACAATTGCAACCACCGTATTGAGGAGCGGAATGCGCTGCTGGCTTGCGCAGAGTACTTGTTGAACCATAAATTGATATACAAGACCAAACAGGATAACTATGGCAATACACCATTACATCTCGCATTCAACTATGGATTCGATTCGATAGCCCAAGTACTGTTGACAAAACGTTACACCTATCTGGGAAcgtgcaacaaaaacaaccaaacaccaCTCGACTGCGCTAAGTACGAATTCTGGAGAAAGTATCTCGACCAAAGTATCGTGGCTGAAACGAAAGGTTCTCAACGTATCGAAGAGATATGGTTCAACCTGAACGGTTTCTCCCCACCATTGAAATACAACTCGGACGGTACAATTTCATCCCGAAGTCCACGAGGACAACATCGCAGCTGGAAGTTTATACAGCCTGTAAATGAAACGTTTACCCAACCCCAAACGTTCACCAGTACCGTCACAGAAATGACGGCCCTGCGACAGATCGCCCAATCGAACGAACTGAAGCGTTTGCTGCTTCATCCCGTCCTGTACACCTTCATTATGGTAAAGTGGACACGGTTATGCCATTGGAACTACCTGAATTTGCTCTTAACGGCTCTAACGATAGTGTTCTTTGGCTATTACTCACTAACCGCTTGTTCAGCCGAAGGTCCTAGCACCTTGCTGTTGATTTTAAGCATCTTCGGAGTCGTGTTTGTCGTCATACGTGAGCTAttacagtttttgtttctgcgCCGGTCGTACATTTCATTCGAGAATGTGCTCGACATAATAAGAGCCATAGCGATGGCAGTGGCATTAGTAATCGGTTGCCATGGACTGTTGTCATCCTTCGTAATCATTCATTTCATCATAGAGTTACTTTATTTGTTGGGATCACTGCAGTCGAACAGTCTCGCCACGATTATACACATGTTTGGAACGGTTTCGAAAAATTTTCTCAAGAGCTTCCTACTCTTTATGCCACTGATCGGTACATTCATCTATGCGTTCCATCTCACTTACAACCAGTCACCAGATCAGGTGTGCGTTAAAGATGATTGCGCGCAGGACAGCTTCAATAATTTCCGCACATTCTGGAACGCCACCGTGAAGACGCTGGTGATGACGACCGGCGAGTTTGATGCGGCATCCATTAATTTTGAAGGTGGCAAGATGTTGCTGTTTATACTGTTTATGTTTTACGCACCGATCGTTATCCTTAACTTGATCAACGGTCTCGCGGTTAGTGATATTGCCGCCATTCGGGAGGAGTCGGAGCTGATCAGCATCAGTAAGAAGGTGTTGCTGCTCGAGCAGTACGAACGAGGCGTCGCCAATGTGTACCCAGCTTGGCTGAAGCGGTTCTTTCCGAAGCCATTTTTCTCCGAGTATCAGAGCCGCATACACGTGAAGACGAAAGAGTACTGCAAAATAGTGGTACACACTAAAGGGAACCCAAACCAACCGAAAAAGGATGCCCCTGGGTCTAAAGCTCCACCGAATAATGCTCAAAGTGCTGTCAAGAGTCAACAGCATAAGTCATCAGAATCTCCCGACTCGAAAACTTCCGAAGAAAACTCTACAAAGCGGCTCCCAAAGCAACCGACAAAGGGTGCCTCGGGTTCTAAAGACCCACCGAATAGTGGTCAAGGTGATGTCGAGAGTCAGCAGCATGAGTCATCAGAATCTTTCGGCTCGAAAACTCCCGAAGAAAACTCTACAAAGCGACAcccaaaacaaccaacaaaggATGCCTCGGAGTCTAAAGCTCCATCGAATAGTGGTCAAGGTGATGTCGAGAGTCAGCAGCATGAGTCATCAGAATCTTTCGGCTCGAAAACTCCCGAAGAAAACTCTACAAAGCGACAcccaaaacaaccaacaaaggATGCCTCGGAGTCTAAAGCTCCATCGAATAGTGGTCAAGGTGATGTCGAGAGTCAGCAGCATGAGTCATCAGAATCTTTCGGCTCGAAAACTCCCGAAGAAAACTCTACAAAGCGACAcccaaaacaaccaacaaaggATGCCTCGGAGTCTAAAGCTCCATCGAATAGTGGTCAAGGTGATGTCGAGAGTCAGCAGCATGAGTCATCAGAATCTTTCGGCTCGAAAACTCCCGAAGAAAACTCTACAAAGCGGCTCCCAAAGCAACCGACAAAGGGTGCCTCGGGATCTAAAGATCCACCGAATAGTGGTCAAGGTGATGTCGAGAGTCAGCAGCATGAGTCATCAGAATCTTTCGGCTCGAAAACTCCCGAAGAAAACTCTACAAAGCGACAcccaaaacaaccaacaaaggATGCCTCGGAGTCTAAAGCTCCATCGAATAGTGGTCAAG GTGATGTCGAGAGTCAGCAGCATGAGTCATCAGAATCTTTCGGCTCGAAAACTCCCGAAGAAAACTCTACAAAGCGACActcaaaacaaccaacaaaggATGCCTCGGAGTCTAAAGCTCCATCGAATAGTGGTCAAGGTGATGTCGAGAGTCAGCAGCATGAGTCATCAGAATCTTTCGGCTCGAAAACTCCCGAAGAAAACTCTACAAAGCGGCTCCCAAAGCAACCGACAAAGGGTGCCTCGGGATCTAAAGATCCACCGAATAGTGGTCAAGGTGATGTCGAGAGTCAGCAGCATGAGTCATCAAAATCTTTCGGCTCGAAAACTCCCGAAGAAAACTCTACAAAGCGACAcccaaaacaaccaacaaaggATGCCTCGGAGTCTAAAGCTCCATCGAATAGTGGTCAAGGTGATGTCGAGAGTCAGCAGCATGAGTCATCAGAATCTTTCGGCTCGAAAACTCCCGAAGAAAACTCTACAAAGCGGCTCCCAAAGCAACCGACAAAGGGTGCCTCGGGATCTAAAGATCCACCGAATAGTGGTCAAGGTGATGTCGAGAGTCAGCAGCATGAGTCATCAGAATCTTTCGGCTCGAAAACTCCCGAAGAAAACTCTACAAAGCGACAcccaaaacaaccaacaaaggATGCCTCGGAGTCTAAAGCTCCATCGAATAGTGGTCAAGGTGATGTCGAGAGTCAGCAGTATGAGTCATCAGAATCTACCAGCTCAAAAACTCCCAAGGAAAACTCTACAAAGCGGCTCCCAAAGCAACCGACAAAGGGTGCCTCGGGTTCTAAAGCTCCATCGAATAGTAGTCAAGATGCTGTCGAAAATCAGCAGCCTGAGCCATCACAATCTCCCAACTCGACAACTCCCAAGGAAAACTCTACAAAGCGAAAAGCGCAGAAAAGGCTATTTTCAAAGTTTCCCTGGCTATTGTCGAGTAAGTCTTGTAATTATCTTATTGATGTGCACTTCTACCGCTTTGCACTATTTGTGCGTCTGGACCAGTCGATGGTAGACAAAGCATTAGCAATAATCGAAAAGCAGCACTCAAATTACACCTACCAAGCAGCGCCCTGCAACCCAAGgtaa
- the LOC125771575 gene encoding uncharacterized protein LOC125771575 isoform X4: MQGGGSYIRVDLEEVKPQDQSVTSEEKERKLLPHERKKIRTTIEHQFKAVISITPPTSDSLAEFDRLLADDQLKQLERLMTELELKNTPNRILEPKSFLHNARLQPLLVQMLEDIAQYRAYLERFIIRFGAENEYTAPKQNPQSVKKKLITRIYYALCQLVRCFSDCLQTNLNRVVNMRNNQHEIHLGNDSKQSDTTANKKTQSKSDTFIPSAPIHYAVLQLNGDFLDWLLARDNTDVNLTNNCKQTALTMLCQKYDQCMRKSIQACPPDEKQKTLGEIRTLIKQLLEKGADFNICSIYMKLPFELLLQHCVHDETRSFVKQCLQVTRRALAICRINERNERVVGFYNNNPNVCVTVELLEIFLRYNDCSNFAKYLAHFEVNEANVKKVIRLLLHTACDQKLSECLRLVLDRGEKHIFKVTQRKPTRVAAEQVQKGSELEHRVELKGLLKKVCLMADLPLLRRLLAKISDLIVLNDDPLLGLTLTKAYNCNHRIEERNALLACAEYLLNHKLIYKTKQDNYGNTPLHLAFNYGFDSIAQVLLTKRYTYLGTCNKNNQTPLDCAKYEFWRKYLDQSIVAETKGSQRIEEIWFNLNGFSPPLKYNSDGTISSRSPRGQHRSWKFIQPVNETFTQPQTFTSTVTEMTALRQIAQSNELKRLLLHPVLYTFIMVKWTRLCHWNYLNLLLTALTIVFFGYYSLTACSAEGPSTLLLILSIFGVVFVVIRELLQFLFLRRSYISFENVLDIIRAIAMAVALVIGCHGLLSSFVIIHFIIELLYLLGSLQSNSLATIIHMFGTVSKNFLKSFLLFMPLIGTFIYAFHLTYNQSPDQVCVKDDCAQDSFNNFRTFWNATVKTLVMTTGEFDAASINFEGGKMLLFILFMFYAPIVILNLINGLAVSDIAAIREESELISISKKVLLLEQYERGVANVYPAWLKRFFPKPFFSEYQSRIHVKTKEYCKIVVHTKGNPNQPKKDAPGSKAPPNNAQSAVKSQQHKSSESPDSKTSEENSTKRLPKQPTKGASGSKDPPNSGQGDVESQQHESSESFGSKTPEENSTKRHPKQPTKDASESKAPSNSGQGDVESQQHESSESFGSKTPEENSTKRHPKQPTKDASESKAPSNSGQGDVESQQHESSESFGSKTPEENSTKRHPKQPTKDASESKAPSNSGQGDVESQQHESSESFGSKTPEENSTKRLPKQPTKGASGSKDPPNSGQGDVESQQHESSESFGSKTPEENSTKRHPKQPTKDASESKAPSNSGQGDVESQQHESSESFGSKTPEENSTKRHSKQPTKDASESKAPSNSGQGDVESQQHESSESFGSKTPEENSTKRHSKQPTKDASESKAPSNSGQGDVESQQHESSESFGSKTPEENSTKRLPKQPTKGASGSKDPPNSGQGDVESQQHESSKSFGSKTPEENSTKRHPKQPTKDASESKAPSNSGQGDVESQQHESSESFGSKTPEENSTKRHPKQPTKDASESKAPSNSGQGDVESQQYESSESTSSKTPKENSTKRLPKQPTKGASGSKAPSNSSQDAVENQQPEPSQSPNSTTPKENSTKRKAQKRLFSKFPWLLSSKSCNYLIDVHFYRFALFVRLDQSMVDKALAIIEKQHSNYTYQAAPCNPR, translated from the exons atgcaggGAG GTGGATCTTACATACGCGTAGACCTGGAAGAGGTTAAGCCTCAAGACCAATCCGTAACATCagaggaaaaggaaaggaaattgttaccacacgaacgaaaaaaaattcgg ACGACCATCGAGCACCAGTTCAAGGCCGTTATTAGCATCACTCCACCGACTAGTGATAGTTTGGCAGAGTTTGATAGGCTTCTAGCAGATGATCAGTTGAAACAGCTGGAACGTTTGATGACGGAATTGGAGCTTAAGAACACTCCAAACCGGATACTGGAACCGAAAAGCTTCCTTCACAATGCACGCCTTCAACCGCTGTTGGTACAAATGCTGGAAGATATTGCCCAATATCGTGCCTACTTGGAGCGCTTTATTATTCGGTTCGGAGCGGAAAATGAG taTACCGCACCGAAACAAAATCCACAATCAGTCaagaagaaacttattactCGCATATATTATGCTCTTTGTCAACTTGTCAGATGCTTTAGCGACTGCCTGCAAACCAACCTCAATAGAGTAGTGAATATGCGCAACAATCAACATGAGATACATTTGGGGAATGATTCCAAACAGAGTGATACTacagcgaataaaaaaacacaatcaaagtCAGATACGTTCATACCCAGTGCTCCAATACATTATGCCGTTCTTCAATTGAACGGAGACTTTCTCGACTGGCTACTAGCCCGCGATAATACAGATGTGAATCTGACCAacaattgcaaacaaacaGCCCTTACGATGCTGTGCCAAAAATATGACCAGTGCATGCGCAAATCGATACAAGCATGTCCCCcggacgaaaaacaaaaaacgctcgGAGAGATTCGAACGCTCATCAAACAGTTGCTAGAGAAAGGAGCGGACTTTAACATCTGCAGCATCTATATGAAGCTACCATTCGAACTGCTGCTCCAACATTGTGTACACGACGAAACGCGCTCATTCGTCAAACAGTGCTTGCAGGTAACGCGGCGTGCACTGGCCATATGCAGGATTAACGAGCGCAACGAGCGTGTGGTTGGATTCTACAATAACAACCCCAACGTGTGTGTCACTGTGGAGCTGCTGGAAATCTTTCTGCGCTATAACGACTGCAGCAATTTTGCCAAATATCTGGCACATTTCGAAGTAAACGAAGCGAACGTAAAGAAAGTGATAAGGCTGCTGTTGCATACGGCTTGCgaccagaagttatccgagtgTTTGAGGTTAGTTTTAGATCGCGGCGAGAAACACATCTTCAAGGTAACCCAGCGCAAACCTACACGGGTTGCAGCAGAGCAGGTACAGAAAGGTTCTGAGCTTGAGCATCGTGTGGAGTTGAAAGGTTTGCTGAAGAAGGTCTGCCTGATGGCGGATCTGCCCCTGTTGCGTCGACTTTTGGCGAAGATATCCGATTTGATTGTGTTGAATGATGATCCGCTACTGGGGTTAACGCTTACTAAAGCATACAATTGCAACCACCGTATTGAGGAGCGGAATGCGCTGCTGGCTTGCGCAGAGTACTTGTTGAACCATAAATTGATATACAAGACCAAACAGGATAACTATGGCAATACACCATTACATCTCGCATTCAACTATGGATTCGATTCGATAGCCCAAGTACTGTTGACAAAACGTTACACCTATCTGGGAAcgtgcaacaaaaacaaccaaacaccaCTCGACTGCGCTAAGTACGAATTCTGGAGAAAGTATCTCGACCAAAGTATCGTGGCTGAAACGAAAGGTTCTCAACGTATCGAAGAGATATGGTTCAACCTGAACGGTTTCTCCCCACCATTGAAATACAACTCGGACGGTACAATTTCATCCCGAAGTCCACGAGGACAACATCGCAGCTGGAAGTTTATACAGCCTGTAAATGAAACGTTTACCCAACCCCAAACGTTCACCAGTACCGTCACAGAAATGACGGCCCTGCGACAGATCGCCCAATCGAACGAACTGAAGCGTTTGCTGCTTCATCCCGTCCTGTACACCTTCATTATGGTAAAGTGGACACGGTTATGCCATTGGAACTACCTGAATTTGCTCTTAACGGCTCTAACGATAGTGTTCTTTGGCTATTACTCACTAACCGCTTGTTCAGCCGAAGGTCCTAGCACCTTGCTGTTGATTTTAAGCATCTTCGGAGTCGTGTTTGTCGTCATACGTGAGCTAttacagtttttgtttctgcgCCGGTCGTACATTTCATTCGAGAATGTGCTCGACATAATAAGAGCCATAGCGATGGCAGTGGCATTAGTAATCGGTTGCCATGGACTGTTGTCATCCTTCGTAATCATTCATTTCATCATAGAGTTACTTTATTTGTTGGGATCACTGCAGTCGAACAGTCTCGCCACGATTATACACATGTTTGGAACGGTTTCGAAAAATTTTCTCAAGAGCTTCCTACTCTTTATGCCACTGATCGGTACATTCATCTATGCGTTCCATCTCACTTACAACCAGTCACCAGATCAGGTGTGCGTTAAAGATGATTGCGCGCAGGACAGCTTCAATAATTTCCGCACATTCTGGAACGCCACCGTGAAGACGCTGGTGATGACGACCGGCGAGTTTGATGCGGCATCCATTAATTTTGAAGGTGGCAAGATGTTGCTGTTTATACTGTTTATGTTTTACGCACCGATCGTTATCCTTAACTTGATCAACGGTCTCGCGGTTAGTGATATTGCCGCCATTCGGGAGGAGTCGGAGCTGATCAGCATCAGTAAGAAGGTGTTGCTGCTCGAGCAGTACGAACGAGGCGTCGCCAATGTGTACCCAGCTTGGCTGAAGCGGTTCTTTCCGAAGCCATTTTTCTCCGAGTATCAGAGCCGCATACACGTGAAGACGAAAGAGTACTGCAAAATAGTGGTACACACTAAAGGGAACCCAAACCAACCGAAAAAGGATGCCCCTGGGTCTAAAGCTCCACCGAATAATGCTCAAAGTGCTGTCAAGAGTCAACAGCATAAGTCATCAGAATCTCCCGACTCGAAAACTTCCGAAGAAAACTCTACAAAGCGGCTCCCAAAGCAACCGACAAAGGGTGCCTCGGGTTCTAAAGACCCACCGAATAGTGGTCAAGGTGATGTCGAGAGTCAGCAGCATGAGTCATCAGAATCTTTCGGCTCGAAAACTCCCGAAGAAAACTCTACAAAGCGACAcccaaaacaaccaacaaaggATGCCTCGGAGTCTAAAGCTCCATCGAATAGTGGTCAAGGTGATGTCGAGAGTCAGCAGCATGAGTCATCAGAATCTTTCGGCTCGAAAACTCCCGAAGAAAACTCTACAAAGCGACAcccaaaacaaccaacaaaggATGCCTCGGAGTCTAAAGCTCCATCGAATAGTGGTCAAGGTGATGTCGAGAGTCAGCAGCATGAGTCATCAGAATCTTTCGGCTCGAAAACTCCCGAAGAAAACTCTACAAAGCGACAcccaaaacaaccaacaaaggATGCCTCGGAGTCTAAAGCTCCATCGAATAGTGGTCAAGGTGATGTCGAGAGTCAGCAGCATGAGTCATCAGAATCTTTCGGCTCGAAAACTCCCGAAGAAAACTCTACAAAGCGGCTCCCAAAGCAACCGACAAAGGGTGCCTCGGGATCTAAAGATCCACCGAATAGTGGTCAAGGTGATGTCGAGAGTCAGCAGCATGAGTCATCAGAATCTTTCGGCTCGAAAACTCCCGAAGAAAACTCTACAAAGCGACAcccaaaacaaccaacaaaggATGCCTCGGAGTCTAAAGCTCCATCGAATAGTGGTCAAGGTGATGTCGAGAGTCAACAGCATGAGTCATCAGAATCTTTCGGCTCGAAAACTCCCGAAGAAAACTCTACAAAGCGACActcaaaacaaccaacaaaggATGCCTCGGAGTCTAAAGCTCCATCGAATAGTGGTCAAGGTGATGTCGAGAGTCAGCAGCATGAGTCATCAGAATCTTTCGGCTCGAAAACTCCCGAAGAAAACTCTACAAAGCGACActcaaaacaaccaacaaaggATGCCTCGGAGTCTAAAGCTCCATCGAATAGTGGTCAAGGTGATGTCGAGAGTCAGCAGCATGAGTCATCAGAATCTTTCGGCTCGAAAACTCCCGAAGAAAACTCTACAAAGCGGCTCCCAAAGCAACCGACAAAGGGTGCCTCGGGATCTAAAGATCCACCGAATAGTGGTCAAGGTGATGTCGAGAGTCAGCAGCATGAGTCATCAAAATCTTTCGGCTCGAAAACTCCCGAAGAAAACTCTACAAAGCGACAcccaaaacaaccaacaaaggATGCCTCGGAGTCTAAAGCTCCATCGAATAGTGGTCAAG GTGATGTCGAGAGTCAGCAGCATGAGTCATCAGAATCTTTCGGCTCGAAAACTCCCGAAGAAAACTCTACAAAGCGACAcccaaaacaaccaacaaaggATGCCTCGGAGTCTAAAGCTCCATCGAATAGTGGTCAAGGTGATGTCGAGAGTCAGCAGTATGAGTCATCAGAATCTACCAGCTCAAAAACTCCCAAGGAAAACTCTACAAAGCGGCTCCCAAAGCAACCGACAAAGGGTGCCTCGGGTTCTAAAGCTCCATCGAATAGTAGTCAAGATGCTGTCGAAAATCAGCAGCCTGAGCCATCACAATCTCCCAACTCGACAACTCCCAAGGAAAACTCTACAAAGCGAAAAGCGCAGAAAAGGCTATTTTCAAAGTTTCCCTGGCTATTGTCGAGTAAGTCTTGTAATTATCTTATTGATGTGCACTTCTACCGCTTTGCACTATTTGTGCGTCTGGACCAGTCGATGGTAGACAAAGCATTAGCAATAATCGAAAAGCAGCACTCAAATTACACCTACCAAGCAGCGCCCTGCAACCCAAGgtaa